One window of Paenibacillus sp. FSL K6-3182 genomic DNA carries:
- a CDS encoding SAM-dependent methyltransferase translates to MNNSDQPIYRFSEAPIWELQRAYFEEQGIEAWQNDEVPQYITNNPVIASAYAEIIFGFLQDRARLGGISEEPITILELGAGSGRLAFQVLTALCELIDFAGMELPPFRYIMSDLPVKNIAYWQQHERLQPFVQQGILDFAKFDAVRDTELRLTESSVTIKQADLKEPLLLVANYFFDSIPQELIYVDEGHTFECKVSFAVPAAEEDGRDVSDMLVSIEPEYHYRRAAEYEEQSYPYRNVIELYKQQLEDSHILFPEIGMDCLERLGRLSQAGFVLLTADKGDHRMENWAFAEPPELIHHGSFSLTANYHAIQHVFEQKGALSYFTNHHYKNLNVGCIIMLEKPATYANTRLAYRRFVERFGPDDFFSLKLWFDEHLESLELYSILPFWRLSRYDAQLFIQSAERIQSLLPDSSDEEADDLRRGMQMMWASYYPMNEQHHLALACGSLLYELELYADARLYLERSMEAGKTNADALYKLAICCYEEGEEPEALQYAHQVLAMEPEHEEAKSLLTAINRRSSLFQCSSHVELA, encoded by the coding sequence ATGAATAATAGCGATCAGCCGATTTACCGATTTAGCGAAGCGCCGATTTGGGAGCTGCAGCGCGCTTATTTTGAAGAGCAGGGCATCGAGGCGTGGCAAAATGATGAAGTGCCGCAGTACATTACGAACAATCCTGTGATCGCGTCTGCTTATGCGGAGATCATATTTGGGTTTTTACAGGATAGAGCAAGGTTAGGCGGCATATCGGAGGAACCGATTACGATCCTTGAGCTTGGAGCAGGCTCGGGTAGACTAGCCTTTCAAGTGTTGACGGCATTATGTGAGTTGATAGATTTTGCAGGTATGGAGCTTCCGCCGTTTCGTTACATCATGAGTGATTTGCCAGTCAAAAATATTGCCTATTGGCAGCAGCATGAACGCTTACAGCCATTTGTCCAGCAAGGAATACTCGATTTCGCTAAGTTTGACGCGGTACGTGATACAGAGCTTCGATTGACGGAATCGAGCGTCACGATAAAGCAGGCAGACCTGAAGGAGCCGCTGCTGCTTGTTGCCAATTATTTTTTTGACAGCATTCCGCAGGAGCTCATTTATGTGGATGAAGGTCATACTTTTGAATGTAAAGTGTCCTTCGCGGTACCTGCTGCTGAGGAGGATGGCAGAGATGTATCGGACATGCTGGTGAGCATAGAACCCGAGTATCATTACCGAAGAGCAGCCGAGTATGAAGAGCAATCGTATCCTTATCGGAATGTGATTGAGCTGTATAAGCAGCAGCTTGAGGATTCGCATATCCTCTTCCCGGAGATTGGGATGGATTGTCTTGAACGGCTTGGACGGTTATCACAAGCGGGATTTGTGCTGCTTACAGCCGATAAAGGCGATCACCGAATGGAGAACTGGGCATTTGCTGAGCCGCCCGAGCTGATTCATCACGGCAGCTTTTCGCTCACGGCCAATTATCATGCTATACAGCATGTTTTTGAACAAAAAGGCGCATTGTCCTATTTTACTAACCATCATTATAAAAATTTGAATGTCGGCTGCATCATCATGCTGGAGAAGCCAGCGACCTATGCGAACACACGCTTAGCTTATCGTCGTTTTGTTGAACGTTTTGGACCGGATGATTTCTTTAGCTTGAAGTTATGGTTTGATGAGCATTTGGAGTCGCTAGAGCTTTATTCTATTTTACCTTTCTGGCGACTCAGCCGCTACGATGCGCAATTGTTCATTCAAAGCGCTGAGCGCATACAGTCGCTGCTGCCAGATAGCAGCGACGAAGAAGCCGATGATCTTCGGCGGGGCATGCAAATGATGTGGGCGAGCTATTATCCGATGAATGAACAGCACCATTTGGCTTTGGCATGCGGAAGTCTGCTTTATGAGCTGGAGTTGTATGCGGATGCGAGGCTATATTTGGAGCGTTCGATGGAGGCTGGCAAGACTAATGCGGATGCACTCTACAAGCTGGCGATTTGCTGCT